In the Streptomyces sp. NBC_00525 genome, one interval contains:
- the thiC gene encoding phosphomethylpyrimidine synthase ThiC has product MTTSDTRTPASSQGDEAGKSIGWHKGYVQGPRPDIRVPVRQVHLTNGKDVTLYDTSGPYTDPATATDVRRGLAPLRENWIIARSDTEEYEGRPVRPEDDGLKHTTPRGGLRNLDAVFPGRPRRPRRSRDGAPVTQLAYARRGEITPEMEYVAIRENVAAEVVREEIAAGRAVLPANVNHPEIEPMIIGKRFLVKVNANIGNSAVTSSIEEEVDKMTWATRWGADTVMDLSTGRNIHTTREWVLRNSPVPIGTVPLYQALEKVDGRAEELTWEIYKDTVIEQAEQGVDYMTVHAGVRLPYVPLTARRKTGIVSRGGSIMAAWCLAHHKESFLYEHFEELCEILAAYDVTYSLGDGLRPGSIADANDEAQFAELRTLGELNTIAKRFGVQTMIEGPGHVPMHKIKENIDLQQEICEEAPFYTLGPLTTDIAPAYDHITSGIGAAMIAWWGTAMLCYVTPKEHLGLPNRDDVKTGVITYKIAAHAADLAKGHPGAQEWDDALSDARFEFRWEDQFNLALDPDTAREFHDETLPAEPAKTAHFCSMCGPKFCSMKISHSITEQFGGQDSGRDGAEATAEEIAEGMLRKSREFAESGNRVYLPLAD; this is encoded by the coding sequence ATGACCACATCGGACACACGCACGCCTGCCTCCTCTCAGGGTGACGAGGCCGGGAAGTCCATCGGCTGGCACAAGGGATACGTCCAGGGGCCGCGCCCCGACATCCGGGTGCCGGTCCGCCAGGTGCACCTCACCAACGGCAAGGACGTGACGCTGTACGACACGTCCGGGCCGTACACCGACCCGGCGACCGCGACCGACGTCCGTCGAGGGCTCGCACCGCTCCGGGAGAACTGGATCATCGCCCGCAGCGACACGGAGGAGTACGAGGGCCGGCCCGTTCGCCCCGAGGACGACGGGCTCAAGCACACCACGCCGCGCGGGGGGCTGCGCAATCTGGACGCGGTCTTCCCCGGCCGGCCCCGGCGGCCGCGGCGGAGCCGGGACGGTGCGCCCGTCACCCAGCTCGCGTACGCCCGCAGGGGCGAGATCACCCCGGAGATGGAGTACGTCGCGATCCGGGAGAACGTGGCGGCGGAGGTGGTGCGCGAGGAGATCGCCGCCGGCCGCGCGGTGCTGCCCGCGAACGTCAACCACCCGGAGATCGAGCCGATGATCATCGGGAAGCGGTTCCTGGTGAAGGTCAATGCCAACATCGGCAACTCCGCGGTGACGTCCTCCATCGAGGAGGAGGTGGACAAGATGACCTGGGCGACCCGATGGGGTGCCGACACGGTCATGGACCTTTCCACCGGCCGCAACATCCACACCACCCGTGAGTGGGTACTTCGCAACTCACCCGTACCGATCGGCACCGTCCCCCTCTACCAGGCCCTGGAGAAGGTCGACGGCCGGGCCGAGGAACTGACCTGGGAGATCTACAAGGACACCGTCATCGAGCAGGCCGAACAGGGCGTGGACTACATGACGGTGCACGCCGGCGTGCGCCTGCCGTACGTTCCGCTCACCGCGCGCCGCAAGACCGGCATCGTCTCCCGCGGCGGCTCGATCATGGCGGCCTGGTGCCTGGCGCACCACAAGGAGTCGTTCCTGTACGAGCACTTCGAGGAGCTCTGCGAGATCCTCGCCGCCTACGACGTGACGTACTCGCTGGGCGACGGGCTGCGTCCCGGCTCGATCGCGGACGCCAACGACGAGGCGCAGTTCGCCGAACTGCGCACGCTCGGCGAACTGAACACGATCGCCAAGCGGTTCGGGGTGCAGACCATGATCGAGGGTCCGGGTCATGTCCCGATGCACAAGATCAAGGAGAACATCGACCTCCAGCAGGAGATCTGCGAGGAGGCGCCGTTCTACACGCTCGGCCCGCTGACGACCGACATCGCGCCGGCGTACGACCACATCACCTCGGGCATCGGCGCCGCGATGATCGCCTGGTGGGGGACGGCGATGCTCTGTTACGTGACGCCCAAGGAGCACCTCGGGCTGCCGAACCGGGACGATGTGAAGACCGGCGTCATCACCTACAAGATCGCCGCCCACGCCGCCGACCTGGCCAAGGGCCATCCGGGGGCGCAGGAGTGGGACGACGCGCTCTCGGACGCCCGGTTCGAGTTCCGCTGGGAGGACCAGTTCAACCTGGCGCTCGACCCGGACACGGCACGGGAGTTCCACGACGAGACGCTGCCGGCCGAACCCGCCAAGACGGCGCACTTCTGCTCGATGTGCGGGCCGAAGTTCTGCTCGATGAAGATCAGCCACAGCATCACCGAGCAGTTCGGCGGCCAGGACAGCGGCCGGGACGGCGCGGAGGCGACGGCCGAGGAGATCGCCGAGGGCATGCTCCGCAAGTCGCGTGAGTTCGCGGAGAGCGGCAACCGCGTCTATCTGCCGCTGGCCGACTGA